The following are encoded in a window of Psychrobacter sp. P11F6 genomic DNA:
- a CDS encoding DUF4424 family protein, protein MDKRHLMFSGTLAYTVLLAMTAAQANDSTGYIGTGGVEYLKNKNISMHSEDLYISKDKIRVNYEFKNLSNKDITETVLFPMPAVPSSTDSDFADINATYDNFEVWINGKPIIPNQHVRTFMRPIVVKDGDRTYSDTSIDTTEIFKSCGLNEADMMGPWTYQVDTEYVNQQLLDCNNKALDRFIYDRESLYIPWDSQVIYSWEQKFKANATTKIKHSYTPLVGGSVHLGEEQFPDFCVDSSTQRGFHKGGGRPYHALSYILTTGANWAKPISNFKLTVERDPNELVSFCWKGKGKVKKVSATTFEIKEINFVPTHDFDVAFIMK, encoded by the coding sequence ATGGATAAGCGCCATCTGATGTTTAGCGGTACATTAGCTTACACTGTGCTGCTAGCAATGACTGCTGCCCAAGCAAACGACTCTACTGGCTACATAGGTACAGGCGGTGTTGAATATCTTAAAAATAAAAATATCAGCATGCACAGTGAAGACTTATATATCTCCAAAGATAAAATCCGCGTCAATTATGAGTTTAAAAACTTAAGCAATAAGGATATTACCGAAACCGTTTTATTTCCTATGCCAGCTGTCCCCAGCTCTACAGACTCAGATTTTGCTGATATTAATGCCACTTATGACAACTTTGAAGTTTGGATAAATGGTAAGCCTATCATTCCTAATCAGCATGTCCGTACTTTTATGCGGCCAATTGTCGTCAAAGATGGCGATAGAACCTATTCAGACACCTCTATTGATACGACTGAAATATTTAAATCCTGTGGTCTTAACGAGGCTGATATGATGGGACCTTGGACGTATCAAGTTGACACTGAATATGTCAATCAACAGCTTTTAGATTGTAATAATAAGGCACTAGATAGATTCATCTATGATAGAGAAAGTCTTTATATACCTTGGGATTCGCAGGTGATCTATAGTTGGGAGCAAAAATTCAAAGCCAATGCGACGACCAAAATCAAGCATTCATATACACCGCTCGTGGGTGGCTCAGTTCATCTAGGTGAAGAACAATTCCCAGATTTTTGCGTAGACAGTTCAACTCAGAGAGGATTTCACAAGGGTGGTGGTCGTCCCTATCATGCCTTAAGCTATATATTGACTACGGGGGCTAACTGGGCAAAACCGATTAGCAATTTCAAACTTACCGTAGAACGCGATCCTAATGAATTAGTGTCGTTTTGCTGGAAAGGAAAGGGTAAAGTTAAAAAGGTAAGCGCGACGACGTTTGAGATTAAAGAAATTAACTTTGTGCCTACCCATGATTTTGATGTCGCTTTTATTATGAAATAG
- a CDS encoding NERD domain-containing protein has product MSLKSTFKGFLGETVINVAMWLKLEKDVYHRLNGITLPRANGGSTQIDHIIVSVYGIFVIETKNYKGWIYGSEKQKQWTQAFPNGSKFKFQNPLRQNYLHIRTLADLLGLELSYFHSMIAFIGECELKTRDELPEHVLTGGMVSYVKKKQDEILTEDEVKSIVEQINSNRFSKSWRTNREHKAYLKDKHSPSNKQPSSNSTDKTIAKTASKPTLEPVIKETAKRATLKSREVLRWSGQTEIESSELLTESLNIQQTNTPYDMDNKAFLTPFEIVEPEPQVEAPTIFEATNPTANLVQAPTCPKCNGEMVRRTAKKGERQGQFFYGCAQFPKCRGVVNIA; this is encoded by the coding sequence ATGTCCCTCAAATCCACTTTCAAAGGCTTTCTAGGCGAGACCGTTATCAATGTCGCCATGTGGCTAAAACTTGAAAAAGATGTCTATCACCGATTAAACGGTATTACCTTGCCAAGAGCCAATGGTGGCAGTACCCAAATCGATCATATTATCGTCTCTGTATACGGCATCTTTGTCATCGAAACCAAGAATTATAAAGGCTGGATATATGGTAGCGAAAAGCAAAAGCAGTGGACACAAGCTTTCCCGAATGGAAGTAAATTCAAATTCCAGAACCCATTGCGCCAAAACTACTTGCACATTAGGACTCTCGCAGATTTATTAGGATTGGAGCTGAGCTACTTTCATTCGATGATTGCTTTCATCGGTGAATGTGAGCTGAAAACCCGTGATGAGTTACCTGAACACGTATTGACAGGTGGGATGGTATCTTATGTGAAGAAGAAACAAGATGAGATACTGACTGAAGACGAGGTCAAGTCTATCGTTGAGCAGATTAATAGCAACAGATTTAGCAAATCTTGGCGCACCAATAGAGAGCATAAAGCCTATCTAAAAGACAAGCATAGCCCCTCAAACAAACAGCCTAGCAGTAACTCTACTGATAAAACAATTGCTAAAACTGCCAGTAAGCCTACACTCGAGCCGGTAATAAAAGAAACCGCTAAACGAGCCACGCTGAAAAGCCGAGAAGTGCTGCGATGGTCGGGTCAGACTGAGATTGAATCTAGCGAGTTACTAACTGAGAGTCTGAATATTCAGCAGACAAATACACCATATGATATGGACAATAAAGCGTTCCTTACACCGTTTGAGATTGTAGAGCCTGAGCCACAGGTGGAAGCACCTACAATATTTGAGGCGACAAACCCTACTGCTAATCTCGTCCAAGCACCAACTTGCCCGAAATGTAATGGAGAGATGGTTAGACGCACTGCAAAAAAAGGCGAACGCCAAGGACAATTCTTTTATGGGTGCGCGCAGTTTCCAAAGTGCCGAGGTGTAGTAAATATTGCTTAG
- a CDS encoding LysE family translocator — MNWDLLSIFITVGLAHFLALLSPGPDFVLIVKSAIKNDSKDAIGVALGITFANAVYIGLCLIGVGSILAASAPIMITLKIIGGLFLMYLGIQALRARKDAYDQFQVAQSAHSNIPKTTFLKEFTAGFLSGIFNPKNLLFYLSLFTVVLTPEISFVFKLGLGVWMTVVVFAWDTAVIFLLSTRKVRAKFTQVAYYIDKVTGALLGVIGLTIVRTAIVDR; from the coding sequence ATGAACTGGGATTTGTTGAGTATTTTTATCACGGTCGGCTTGGCGCATTTTCTTGCACTATTGAGTCCTGGACCGGATTTTGTATTGATCGTAAAGAGTGCGATTAAGAACGACAGTAAAGACGCAATAGGGGTTGCGCTCGGTATCACCTTTGCTAATGCAGTGTACATCGGTCTATGTCTAATTGGTGTTGGCTCAATTTTAGCCGCCTCTGCACCTATTATGATTACGCTAAAAATCATTGGTGGGTTGTTTTTAATGTACCTTGGGATACAGGCGTTACGCGCACGAAAAGATGCGTATGACCAATTTCAGGTAGCCCAATCAGCCCATTCAAATATACCTAAGACAACTTTTTTAAAGGAATTTACTGCAGGGTTTTTGTCTGGAATATTTAATCCTAAAAATCTACTCTTTTATCTCAGTTTATTCACTGTAGTGTTGACACCAGAAATAAGTTTTGTGTTCAAATTGGGCTTAGGTGTTTGGATGACTGTTGTGGTATTCGCATGGGACACTGCTGTCATATTTTTATTGTCGACTCGCAAAGTACGCGCTAAATTTACCCAAGTTGCTTATTACATCGACAAAGTTACAGGGGCGTTGCTTGGCGTCATTGGTTTAACTATCGTCAGAACAGCAATTGTAGATCGGTAA
- the tkt gene encoding transketolase, whose product MPAPISERKLANAIRVLSFDAVQKANSGHPGAPMGMADIAEVLWRKFLKHNPTDPQWHNRDRFVLSNGHGSMLIYSLLHLSGYDVSVDDLKGFRQLHSRTPGHPELGYTPGVETTTGPLGQGIANAVGFAIAEKTLAAQFNRDGHNIVDHNTYAFLGDGCLMEGISHEVCSLAGTLGLGKLVFFYDDNGISIDGNVEGWFTDDTQARFEAYGWQVIKVDGHDTDAITKATEQALKETTKPSLLICKTTIGAGSPNKQGLAASHGAPLGDDEIALTRDALSWKHAPFELDDEIYEAWDAKAKGDVQQKNWEADFEAYKKAYPELASELLRRLNGDLLADFDSQAQAYIQQTQEAGGDVASRKASQNAINTLQPLLPELLGGSADLAGSNLTLFKGAKGIEKDADGNYIYYGVREFGMTAIANGIALHGGFIPYVATFLMFMEYARNAVRMGALMKQRVIHVYTHDSIGLGEDGPTHQPVEQLTSLRTTPNLRTWRPCDATESASAWVEAIKSEHNPSALIFSRQSLPHQARDSEQVANITKGGYVLAKEQGELQAIIIATGSEVGLAMEAYETLSANGVGVRVVSMPCAEIFVEQDASYREAVLPANIRARVAVEAAHVDYWYKFVGLDGKVIGMTTYGESAPADQLYKEFGITTDAVVEAVNSLV is encoded by the coding sequence ATGCCAGCTCCAATTAGCGAACGTAAATTAGCCAATGCCATCCGTGTACTGTCGTTTGATGCGGTTCAAAAAGCCAACTCTGGACATCCAGGCGCGCCAATGGGTATGGCTGATATTGCCGAAGTTTTGTGGCGCAAGTTTCTGAAGCACAACCCAACCGATCCACAATGGCACAACCGTGATCGCTTTGTCTTATCGAACGGCCATGGCTCAATGCTTATTTACTCATTGCTACATTTATCTGGCTATGACGTCAGCGTTGATGATCTGAAAGGTTTCCGTCAGTTGCATTCAAGAACCCCAGGCCATCCTGAGCTTGGCTATACACCAGGTGTCGAAACAACTACTGGTCCACTAGGACAAGGTATTGCTAACGCCGTTGGTTTTGCTATCGCTGAAAAAACCTTAGCCGCACAGTTCAATCGTGATGGCCACAACATCGTTGACCACAATACCTATGCATTTTTAGGTGATGGTTGCTTGATGGAAGGTATCAGTCATGAAGTTTGCTCGCTAGCTGGCACGTTAGGTCTTGGCAAGCTAGTCTTCTTCTACGATGACAATGGCATCTCTATCGATGGTAATGTCGAAGGCTGGTTCACAGATGATACGCAAGCGCGTTTTGAAGCGTATGGCTGGCAAGTTATCAAAGTTGATGGTCATGATACCGATGCGATTACTAAAGCGACTGAACAAGCGCTTAAAGAAACGACTAAACCAAGTCTTCTGATTTGCAAAACCACAATCGGTGCTGGTAGCCCAAACAAGCAAGGCTTAGCAGCCAGTCATGGTGCGCCACTAGGTGATGATGAAATCGCCTTGACTCGTGATGCATTGTCTTGGAAGCATGCTCCATTTGAATTAGATGATGAAATCTATGAAGCGTGGGATGCCAAAGCGAAAGGCGACGTACAACAAAAGAACTGGGAAGCTGACTTTGAAGCGTATAAAAAGGCCTATCCTGAACTGGCGTCTGAGCTATTGCGTCGTCTAAATGGTGATTTGCTTGCTGACTTTGATAGCCAAGCACAAGCTTATATTCAGCAAACTCAAGAAGCGGGCGGCGATGTTGCCAGTCGTAAAGCCAGTCAAAACGCCATCAATACCTTACAGCCATTATTACCAGAATTGCTAGGCGGTTCAGCGGATTTAGCTGGCTCAAACCTGACACTATTTAAAGGCGCTAAGGGCATCGAAAAAGACGCTGATGGCAACTATATCTATTATGGTGTACGTGAGTTCGGCATGACTGCGATTGCCAATGGTATCGCATTGCACGGCGGATTTATCCCTTACGTAGCAACGTTCCTTATGTTTATGGAATACGCACGTAATGCAGTACGCATGGGTGCACTCATGAAGCAGCGCGTCATCCATGTCTATACGCATGACTCTATCGGTCTGGGTGAAGATGGCCCAACGCATCAGCCAGTTGAGCAATTGACTAGTCTACGCACCACGCCAAACCTACGCACATGGCGTCCTTGTGATGCGACCGAATCTGCCAGTGCTTGGGTTGAGGCCATTAAGTCTGAACATAATCCATCAGCATTGATTTTTAGTCGTCAAAGCTTGCCACATCAAGCCCGTGATAGCGAGCAAGTAGCGAACATCACTAAAGGTGGTTATGTATTGGCGAAAGAGCAGGGCGAGCTACAAGCGATTATCATCGCCACTGGTTCAGAAGTTGGCCTAGCGATGGAAGCATACGAAACATTGAGCGCAAATGGTGTTGGTGTCCGTGTGGTATCTATGCCTTGTGCAGAAATCTTTGTGGAGCAAGATGCTAGCTATCGTGAAGCCGTATTGCCTGCCAATATTCGTGCTCGCGTTGCAGTCGAAGCCGCGCATGTAGATTACTGGTATAAGTTTGTTGGTTTAGATGGCAAAGTCATCGGCATGACGACTTATGGCGAATCTGCTCCTGCAGATCAGTTATACAAAGAGTTCGGTATTACCACTGATGCTGTGGTTGAAGCAGTAAATAGTTTGGTGTAA
- the serS gene encoding serine--tRNA ligase yields the protein MIDPKLLRGDLSDLQQQLATRGYALDIDFWQTVESERKSLQIKTEELQSSRNAGAKQVGALKKSGEDASELLAEMQNVSGEIKTAEDELRTLQERINKAAMQIPNIPAADVPVGTSEDDNVEVRKWGTPRTFDFEIQDHTYIGEALGMLDFEAATKLTGSRFNVLKGQLAQMNRALIQFMLNTHTMKYGYLETYVPYIVNSDSLKGTGQLPKFEDDLFKLKNHTNNEDMDFYLIPTAEVPMTNLVRGERLDISELPLKFTAHTPCFRSEAGSHGRDTRGLIRQHQFEKVEMVNIATAEQSDDLLEAMTGQAEYILQQLNLPYRTVQLCTGDMGFAAQKTYDIEVWLPSQDTYREISSCSNCGDFQARRMGTRVKDGKQTSLAHTLNGSGLAVGRTLLAVMENHQNADGSITIPEVLRPFMGGAETISV from the coding sequence ATGATTGATCCAAAACTCTTACGCGGCGATTTAAGCGATTTACAACAGCAACTGGCCACTCGTGGTTATGCACTTGACATAGATTTTTGGCAAACGGTTGAGTCAGAACGTAAATCTTTGCAGATCAAAACCGAAGAGTTGCAGTCGAGCCGTAACGCTGGTGCTAAGCAAGTGGGTGCTTTGAAAAAATCAGGCGAAGATGCCAGTGAGCTATTGGCTGAGATGCAGAATGTCAGCGGTGAGATTAAAACAGCCGAAGACGAGCTGCGCACTCTACAAGAGCGTATTAACAAAGCTGCTATGCAAATTCCAAATATTCCAGCAGCCGATGTGCCAGTGGGTACGTCAGAAGATGATAACGTAGAAGTGCGCAAGTGGGGCACGCCGCGCACGTTTGACTTTGAGATTCAAGACCATACTTATATTGGTGAAGCACTTGGCATGCTTGATTTTGAAGCAGCGACTAAGCTGACTGGAAGTCGCTTTAACGTGCTAAAAGGGCAGCTAGCGCAGATGAATCGTGCATTGATTCAGTTCATGCTCAATACCCATACCATGAAGTACGGTTATCTTGAGACCTATGTGCCTTATATTGTGAATTCAGACAGTCTCAAAGGGACAGGGCAGCTGCCAAAGTTTGAAGATGATTTGTTTAAGCTAAAAAATCACACAAACAATGAAGACATGGACTTCTATCTCATTCCTACTGCCGAAGTGCCAATGACCAACTTGGTACGCGGCGAGCGTTTAGATATTAGCGAGCTGCCACTTAAGTTTACCGCGCATACGCCTTGTTTCCGTAGTGAGGCAGGCTCACATGGCCGTGATACTCGTGGTTTGATCCGTCAGCATCAGTTTGAAAAAGTTGAGATGGTCAATATTGCCACGGCTGAACAGTCTGATGATTTATTAGAAGCAATGACTGGACAAGCCGAATATATCTTGCAGCAGTTGAACCTACCATACCGCACCGTTCAGTTATGTACGGGTGATATGGGCTTTGCAGCACAAAAGACTTATGATATCGAAGTATGGTTACCGAGCCAAGATACCTATCGTGAAATCTCAAGCTGCTCTAACTGTGGTGACTTTCAAGCGCGCCGTATGGGTACGCGTGTCAAAGATGGCAAGCAAACCAGCTTAGCACACACGCTAAATGGTTCAGGCTTGGCAGTAGGTCGTACACTACTGGCAGTCATGGAAAATCATCAAAATGCTGATGGTAGTATCACCATTCCAGAAGTATTGCGTCCGTTTATGGGCGGTGCTGAGACTATTTCAGTTTAA
- a CDS encoding YcxB family protein produces MALYPYTLQPVALNLTEAEFHQAQYELFASASPSFGLKSIKMKEWIIMAVTVVLAIAGLVFVTGYSTIIFWLMLVSVVIYLLVRTLGFKWYVKREFDKQVADQEMPDEMRQMKLGVQKHGLVMAMPVNQPDTFNNNQMRGMQMRAGTTQQAVIPWSAVKSWDETDDYIFMMFEMKGQQGSQIVPKRLEAQKFPIDTVRQHLQEVIPVKGLNPENLQPPA; encoded by the coding sequence ATGGCCTTGTACCCCTATACGCTACAACCTGTCGCCTTAAACCTAACCGAGGCAGAATTTCACCAAGCACAATACGAGCTATTTGCCAGTGCCAGCCCTTCTTTCGGTCTAAAAAGTATCAAAATGAAAGAATGGATCATTATGGCGGTAACCGTGGTACTAGCGATCGCAGGGTTGGTTTTTGTGACAGGCTACTCAACCATTATCTTTTGGCTGATGCTAGTTTCAGTCGTCATTTATTTACTGGTTCGTACCCTTGGCTTTAAATGGTATGTGAAAAGAGAGTTTGACAAGCAAGTGGCTGACCAAGAAATGCCAGACGAGATGCGTCAGATGAAATTGGGCGTACAAAAGCATGGCCTCGTCATGGCGATGCCAGTGAATCAGCCTGACACATTTAATAACAACCAAATGCGCGGCATGCAAATGCGAGCAGGCACGACCCAGCAAGCCGTCATTCCATGGTCAGCTGTCAAAAGCTGGGATGAGACGGACGACTATATCTTTATGATGTTTGAGATGAAAGGTCAACAAGGCAGCCAAATTGTGCCAAAGCGCTTAGAAGCACAGAAGTTTCCGATCGATACAGTACGTCAGCATTTGCAAGAAGTTATCCCCGTTAAAGGTTTAAACCCTGAAAACTTACAGCCGCCAGCATAA
- a CDS encoding Dps family protein, with amino-acid sequence MSNATNQIGLEKADMSEVIAQLNNLLSTYHVFYLNVRGYHWNVKGEHFFTLHPKFEELYTALQLQIDEIAERILTLGGTPLHAYSDFTKHTSIQEDKNVKDGNACVKGVVTGLQALITEQRKVSALAADSEDQGTADLVDAYVQEQEKLIWMYNAFLG; translated from the coding sequence ATGAGTAACGCTACTAATCAAATCGGTCTAGAAAAAGCTGACATGAGCGAAGTCATTGCACAACTAAACAATTTATTGTCAACTTATCACGTCTTTTATTTAAACGTCCGTGGCTATCACTGGAATGTAAAAGGTGAGCATTTTTTCACCTTGCATCCAAAATTTGAAGAACTGTATACCGCGCTACAGTTACAAATTGATGAAATCGCTGAGCGTATCTTAACTTTGGGCGGCACACCGCTGCATGCTTATAGCGATTTTACTAAACATACTAGCATTCAAGAAGATAAAAACGTCAAAGATGGCAATGCTTGTGTGAAAGGTGTGGTAACGGGTTTACAAGCTTTGATTACAGAGCAGCGTAAAGTATCTGCTCTAGCAGCAGACAGCGAAGATCAAGGAACAGCTGACCTCGTAGATGCCTATGTACAAGAGCAAGAAAAGCTCATCTGGATGTATAACGCCTTTTTGGGTTAA
- a CDS encoding DUF2057 family protein: MKSNASLLKKLTISTLLIGAGSVSMLSHAEVTLLVDDHIKVTAINGQEVQQSAFQPLTKKFTLQPGQHAITAKYDRLYDLRRDEHDYLRSGNVSVTAELADNQTYRLTMPNQPEEYAAAKEYAKRPILAVEKNNTVVASQQGIAGNQGGLLSGLGKAFGGVFGGADDAELQNQRAIAALDQPNVNTGTVATTKQITSVNSSANTLDQFMQIWLQATPAEREKMRQWMQK; this comes from the coding sequence CTGTCTCTATGCTGTCGCATGCTGAAGTAACGCTACTGGTTGATGACCATATCAAAGTTACGGCTATTAATGGGCAAGAAGTGCAGCAGAGCGCTTTTCAACCATTGACTAAAAAGTTCACGCTTCAGCCGGGTCAACATGCGATTACTGCAAAATACGATCGCTTATACGATTTGCGCCGTGATGAGCATGATTATTTACGTTCGGGTAATGTGAGCGTGACGGCAGAATTGGCGGACAATCAAACCTATCGTCTGACCATGCCGAATCAGCCAGAAGAGTATGCAGCAGCTAAAGAATATGCCAAGCGTCCGATACTGGCAGTAGAGAAAAACAATACTGTGGTTGCAAGTCAGCAAGGTATCGCTGGTAATCAAGGTGGATTGTTGTCAGGTTTAGGCAAGGCGTTCGGCGGTGTGTTTGGCGGAGCAGATGATGCAGAGCTACAGAATCAGCGTGCGATTGCCGCATTAGATCAACCGAATGTGAATACGGGTACGGTAGCGACCACTAAGCAAATCACTAGCGTTAATTCATCTGCTAATACCTTAGATCAATTTATGCAAATTTGGTTACAAGCCACGCCTGCTGAGCGCGAAAAAATGCGTCAATGGATGCAAAAATAA